A segment of the Salvelinus namaycush isolate Seneca chromosome 3, SaNama_1.0, whole genome shotgun sequence genome:
gcccctacctttttttatggtatctgtgaccaacggatgcatatctgtattcccagtcatgtgaaatccatagatgagggcctaatgaatttatttaatttgactgatttccttatatgaactgtaactcagtaaaatatttaaaattgTTGCGTTTTCATATTTTTGTTAATTATAAAATTCGGAATTTACAACTAGGCAGTATTTACATCTTTTCCCCTTCTCCAGTGTTGCGCAGCCCTTTGAGCCAAGCTGTACCCTGCCCTCCCTGCTGATTGTTTTGGGCGGTGGGCAGGGCGGGCAATGTTCTGTGAGCCAGGCTGGTGCCAGGGCAGGAAGCATAGGGGTGGCGGCAGAGGGACGACTGGGAAGGCTTCTCTAAAGATAATGGTGGCAGCCAGTCGGCCGCCCAGTCGTGACAATGACATCATCTCGCATGTTAGAGGGTGGAAGGATGCAGCGAGGAGTCACTCAGTCAGGACGGGAGAGGGTAGGGGTGGGGGACAAGATGGTGCTAGTCCTTTTAAAGGGCAGATAAAAGCTTCCCACAAGCCTAGTGCTGCTGTCACCTTGGAATCAAACGCTATCTAGAATCTCAGCAGTCTGAGAATGAAACGGGTGTAACGATAGATATCTGACTTCAAATAAGAATCAGTGGCTGATTTGTCTTCATGAAGAGATTATGTACAAGGCCCTTTGTTTCAATGTGGATTAACTTCCTCTGCGAAGTTTGAGGAAATAACATATTTGCTTTCATCCCTCTCTTGGATTCACCTGAAACCGTGGGGCTATATTCCATTGTATCATGGAATGGGGAAACTTAACTACAGTGTGACAAACCACTGACATCATCTGTCTTGTCTGATTTGTTAGAATGAACATAActttaacattttattttgtataaGATTGGCCTATTTGGGGAGTGAAACAACTGTTCAGGGTGtgtttagatgtgtgtgtgtgtgctctccagTGTTGGAGAACGAGCTGCAGGCCAGAATCGACCAGATCTTCAGCCATTTGGAACGTCTGGAAATCCTGGCTAGCAAAGAACCGCCAAACCGCCGTCAGAACGCCAAACTGTGAGTACTCATAAACTGCATCGGTGACCCAAATACACCAGAGATGGCATGGCGATGAATGTTTCATAAAGATGGGTGGGACTGGGACGAGGTCGCAGCTAGATGAAACAGGCAGTGTGTTTCTCATCCCCTGTGGCGACGCGGCTCTGTGAAAACATTCCCTCGGAAGCCCCGTCATCACCGGCATTCCTGCCGCGTTGGGCAAGGCGTCACTTCAGAGCTGGGTAAACAGGCCCCAGGGGACAAACTGCTGCGCCCCGTCCCACAGCTCTCCTCTGATCTCAGGACAGCTACAGTACGCTGGGGCCGCAGGGCTGAGCCACGAGCAGGTGATgctcaggaggagagggagagaagggtggagggagACAGGCCCTCAGGTGTTTCAGccaggtggagaagaggagaagtcAGATTGGGAAGACGGGAAGCATGTTGACTTATCTTAGTGATGATAGAAAGCATTTATTGAGAGCTAGAAGACATCCATACAGTGCATACCAAGGGAGATGTCATGAGTTAGGGAAGGAGGAGTGACTAAACCACAGTCCTGAAATGCTGGATGGAGCTGGAGGCAAAGGCTGCCATTTTTACCCTCTGAGATTTCCTCTGCCATTATTCGGCTGGGGTGTAAAAAGAATGTTGTCTCTGTTTGTGTCCCCTCCGCAGGCGGGTAGACCAGCTGAAGTATGATGTTCAGCACCTCCAGACGGCACTGAGGAACTTCCAGCACCGCCGCTACTCACGAGAGACCCAGGACCGAGAGAGGGAGGAGCTCATGAGTCGTACCTTCACCACCAACGTCAGTAGTAGTGGCCCACTCATCCCCCATGTagcactacagtaatgtctgcactCATGTAATGATAACCTAAAACATGCATACTAACTCTGCTTGACACACCACAACTGGTGTAACATGGGCAATAAAACCTAAATACATTTATTAGGGGAACATTGTTTTGAGATGTTACCGGTATTGTCCCCTACAGGATGCAGACACCTCCATTCCCATAGACGAGACGTTGCAGTTAAACTCCAACCTGAACAACGCACACAGAGGCATGGACGACCTCCTGGGCAGCGGCAGCAGCATCCTCACCGGACTCAGGGACCAGAGGGGCACGCTCAAGGTGTGTGTTTCCCCTTACAAATCAAATTTCATTCGAGGctacaggatagataataagcactagcagcagcgtatgtgatgagtcgaAAGAGTGCAAAATGCTGATAGTCctggtagctatttggttaactatttagcattcttatggcttgggggtagaagctgttcagggtcctgttggttccagacttggtgcatcggtaccgctttccgtgcggtagcagaaataAGTCTATCACTTGGGGGGCTGAAAGTATTTGACAAtgtttagagccttcctctgacaccacctggtatagaggtcctggatggcagggagctcggccccagtgatgtgctgggccatacgcactaccctttgtagtgaatgccaagcagttgccataccaagcggtgatgcagcaagtcaagatgctctcaatggtgcagctgtataactttttgaggatctgttgTTTTTTTTTGACACTTTGCCAAGGAACACTGACCGTGACACGGCAGGGCAGGTCCCTGTCGACGGTATCCCAGAGAGAGGAATCAGTATTCCAAAACAAACCCCGGTTTCTGTCCTCTGTAATGATCACTATGTGTAGTAGAAGTGTGTGGTGCTGGTCGTCAGCAGCAGGCTAAGTACATATTTccagggaggagaagagatggtgTTCCTGGTGGAGGCTGCTGTAGGCCTCCTCTTATCAGGGCGTCTGGTGATCAGATGGGCTGGCCGTGAGAAACAGCTGAGGGACAGACCGGCTGGGTGTGGTTCCTCAGACAGCCTCTCCCTAATCAGTTGAGTAGAGCTTTGTCATGACCAGGCTAAATGCAGGTTATGATACGACTGTGTATACAGTATTCCCACAAACAAACAGCAATGAAGCAGAATACCCATTAATAACTAACTTCAGCTTTTTCTTCAGGAAACAACAGCACAATCAATGGAACTTCAGCAGCTAATGTTTGATGTCTTTTCTCCCGTCTTCCCTAAATCCAGGGGACCCATAAGAAGATGCTGGATGTGGCCAACATGCTGGGTCTGTCCAACACGGTGATGAGGCTGATCGAGAAGAGGGCCACCCAGGATAAGTTAATCATGATTGGAGGGATGCTGCTCACCTGTGTGGTCATGTTCCTGGTGGTCAAGTACCTGGGCTGACCATGACCGCAACTGGAATCACAGTTTTGCGTTGCTCTTGGACATTTTTGCACAATAAGCCCATAAGATACGTGAACGGTGATAAATTAGACTTGTCTTCTAATCGGAGAGCTCCTTGAAAGTATTGTTTTCCGATCGGAAGGCGAGGAATTATCCGTCTTTTAATTTCCATGGGTTTTGTCACCCACTTCTATTTCAACCACTCTTTGTTTGCACCAGTAAAATGGGTGTTAAGGCaagacatatacactgagtgtacaacacattaaggatgccttcctaatgttgagttgcaccctttgccctcagaacagcctcaatctgggcatggactctacaaggtattgaaagcggtccacagggatgctggcccatgttgattccaatgcctcccacagttgtcaagttagctggatgtcctttgggcggtGGACCATTTGTGACACGCCTAGCTGATGAGCGTAAAaaacagcgttgcagttctttacacaaaccagtgcgcctggcacctactaacatccctgttcaaaggcactcttttgtcttgcccattcaccctctgaatggcacacatatacaatccatgtctcaaggcttacatttttttttaaacccatATCCTCCAtttatactgattgaagtggatttaacaagtgacatcaataagggatcacagcattcacctggtcagcctgttatggaaagagcaggcgtCCTTAATGTTTTGCACTCAGTGTCTACACTTTAATTTGACTTCAAACTGAACGTGGAACCTTGCACCCATAATTCTAGCTCGCTGACACCTGCCACTCATCTCGGCGGTCATCCACCTGACAGCCTGTGTGTGAAGCTGTAGGTGGGTGAGAAAGAGAACATTTCATGACTGGTTACCTTTTTCAAACCAATTCTCCTTCAAGGTCCACTTGCTTGCCTTAGTCTCCCCTATGATGAGTTCTCCATTGCCTTGTGGATGGTATTCATTGTGGTTTCATCTTCACCATCTATTTGAAGCATCATTTGACTGTTTGCTGCTCTTTTTCCCAAATAAGGATGATTCTTAAAATGGACAGAAAAATAGTTATCTGGAAATGGATGAAAAGCTGATGTTGCACCTTACCTCATCACACATCCTAATGACACTGCCTGGAGAATACTTATGTCAGATTAACCAATACATGTATGTAGCCCAGGGAGGAAGAGGGCAGTTAACAGGGACCTGTGCCCAAGCTACATACCGATAGTAAGAACAAAAACACAAAAGTGATCAAATATTCTGTTTGTCATGTTTTGAGAAACTATCTGAAGAAGGTGTATTGTTGTCACACTTTCAAAATGTCAATTATCTGGACATTTGCTTGGCCCTAGTCTCACTATGTTAGTGCAACCAAGGTTCAAATTGTAATTCTCTGAAGATCAaaaattaaacattttaaaaacaacttGTCTTAAATCGGTCTCTGAAGTGTATATTATTATCCATGTAATCTAGCAATTAAATTAGGTATGGGTCAAAACTAACAATGGATATAAAGCATACCCCATAGTTTAAATAATTATCTTGCTGAAAATGTCAGAGCCTGTCATACAATATGGAGTTTAAATTTACAACAGTAAAGCTATTGTTTGGAGGGCTTTTCCTTCCACTGTTTGAAATAGAATTACTTTCAAGACTTTAGTACTTGAGGGGACTTATCCAGAGTGTGCATAGGAACCCCTACCATCACATctgacatgttagtcatttagcagaccacTTACAGTACTGAGTGCATATTTTCATAATCTATTTTTCACATTTACTTCAAATACAATCCTGGGCGAGCAATAAGCATGTAATGTTCCAGCAGGTAAACTATGGATGAAAAGTTTTACGCTGAAATTAGACGGTCTGACTCCTGGTCTTGATGTACAGCTAGCTGTAAGTGAGGCTACCCAAAACTTACTGAGCTCTGGCGCCATCTAGTGACGGCTCAGCATTCCATAACCTTCAGGAGAGAGTCAAAACAGATGTAAAATCCTCTAGCCTTATTAGCCTAGTAGACTTGTCCTCTAGTCTAAAAGGGCTGCATGCAATATGCAGACATCTCAAGAAGCTTGTGCTGAGAATGAGAAATTCACTTTTCATTGCAGTTTCAGAAGCCGTTTGCCACAGTAAGTAAAGAATGCATGTTTGTGCTGGTATCTGTTACTATAACATACCATACTGGAAGTACCCAAACTGGATTTTTTTTCTATGTATTGCTCGCAACCCTTACTCATACCACTACAGACTAATTCACTCTTCACCAGCTAAACATAgttaagacagacagacatgtagcAACTCAAAACTCTTTATTTGCTGACGCATCATATTTAAAAAAGACATACCATTGCTGCCACTTACAGGGCAGTCCCGTCACCCAATCCTTCCCATACAGGATAATAGTTCAGAAAATGTCTTGATAAAGTATTCTTGTCCATCTTTGTTCCTtcagttattttatttttttacagtagCAACAAACCTCTAGAATATTATTGGGGTTAACTACAGCAATTTTATTTACATTGAGCAAAAATTACACAAGAGGAAAAACATATTTTGAGGAGCATTTTGGAAAATAATTTagaaacaaaaaaaatacaattattgcAGTATACTACAATCATACATTTGTTACATGATGCGAAAGCAGCATCTTGATGTACAGATTTCAGTGCAAGTCATTTCAATATACAACCACTACCACTTGGAAcaacatgacctttaaccctaCAGCACTAAGAGGGTGTGACCCCCCCACAGTACCTCTAATAAAACATGAGCTTCACCCAACCTCTTATCGGTGTTCCCCCACCAGTGACCATTTTAATTTCCTTATGGGCAACATTTCATTAGTCAGTAATAAAGAACATCCCTATCATATTAGAGGGATACTTCACATTGCTCAGTGATCTATGTACTCTATACCGTATTACAAATTGTTGGTGAATATTACGGGTCATGAAGAGAGCAAGTAGTCATGTGAGAACATTAGATATTAATGACAACAGAATTCAGGCAGTAGAGTAGAGCCACCAGATTACATTACTAAGTCAAGGCTGTTTCCAGTCATGGATGTCACCCTAAACCCCCCCATGTCACCATCTCATCTCCCCCTTTCCATTCCCACTACACCATCCTGCTTATGGCTTCAGCCACTGCATGTCTTTGGCTGTAGAAAACAAAGAAGAACATTTACAGCAACAATCAGTTATAAACTGtgggacaaaaaaaaaaatactccAGAGGTTTctgctttttttttcttcttcttttaaaCTGGGTTCCCATTCAAAACAAACTGCCGTCTTAGATTTGAGGTTGCCTCAAACCCTCCTCCACCCTGTCCAGAAACCTCAGGGTGAAAGTCAGTCAACTGTTCGGAGGGGTCCATTCAAAGAGCCCACAGTAAATGTCTGTTGTTTACCTCTGCACAGGCAGCATATCACAGCACCTCTGTCTGGCCAGTGGTCTAATGGTGGCCATTTTGATGATATTCTCATCATCACCTGCTGCACAATGGTGCCactacacctccctctctccatgttaACAGATGTTTAACCAGGCCTGCTCTGGCCAAAACACCCTCCTCTGATGTGGACACATGGCTCTAGTGAAGGTCTTTCTCAGGAGCCGTGGTTAGGGGGGTGCTGTAGGTCCTGCCCTGAGAAGATGGGGTGCAGGAAGGGGTGGAGCTGCAGTGCGGCTGCCGCAGCGGCGTTAGAGTGCCGGGGGGCGAACAGCGTTGGGTAGAGGGATGAGTGTGGTATGTGGTGGAGGGCTAAGGGGCTGTGGTGATGAAGTGCTGAGGCTGGGATAATGTGTATGGGCTGGCCAGAGAGGAAGGCCGTGTGGTGGGCAGGGATCAGTCCAGTGTGTCCCACTCCCAACTGGTGGCCCAGAGTGTGGCCTAGAGAGTGTCCCAGGTGAGACAGGGAGATGGGGGTGAGGTGGTGCTGGGGGATGTGGTGGACCTGGGCTAACTGGGGGTGCGGGTGGGGGCCGTGTGGGTGGATGCCCATGGCTGCAGCCTGAGCAGCATGGTGCTGCTGGATGAGGTGTTGTACTGTGGTGATGGAGGTAGCCGAGGCTGCAGACACGGCAGGCTGGTGGATCTGGATCATCTGCTGCTGGGGGGGAGGGGGTGCCTGCTGCAGATGGTTAGCTGCTGCAGCCATGTTCGCTGCAGCCTGTGCTGCTGCGGCTGAGGGGAAGGTCTTGATGTGCTTGGCCAGGAGCTGCTGCTGGATGTGCTGCTGGGCGGCCTGCTGCAGCTTGCCGTACTTCTCCATCTCCTCTGGGGTGAAGGTGATGGGCTGGCTCTCCAGCGGGGCCAGACTGTCCTCCTCTGCCTCCATGcccatgtcctcctcctccaggcTGGGCGGGGGGTAGTTGGGGTAGGCGTGCATGGGGGGTGGCTGCTGCTGCATGTCGGGCATGAGGGGCTCCATCATGGGGTTCTGGGAGGGGTCCTGTCCCGGCTCGCCCTGGTATGGGGGCATCAGCATGGAGGGCTCCTGATCGAACAGCGGCCGGGGCTCATGAAGTACCCGTGCGTCCAGGGTGAGGTGGCGGGCCTCCtgaactactactactgtctcctCCACTTTCTTATGAGCTGGTTGAGGGGGAGGCGGTGGGGGGAACTCCCGGATGGGCTCCATCAGGATGACCTCTCCCCCGGCATCTGAACCTTTCCCTGCTGATGACTTCTCTCCACCATCGGGCCGGGTCAGGGAGATCGCAGGGAATTTCTTCCCTGCCTGCAGCTTACCGAACAGGGGCAGCATGGACTTATTGCCCAGAGCTGGAGGCAGTTTGGGCCCAAAGTAGCCCGATGGTGGGTCCTTGATCTTGGCGCCAGACTTGGTCCCTGTGGTTGGGACATCAGATCCCTTCCTGGACTGGTTCTTATCCAGAAGCTGGCGGGCAGTGAAGTGTGAGGAAGAGTTCCTCTGGTCTCCTCCTCCCCGGGACCCCCCTGCCCTCTGGCTCTGGGAGCTGCTGTTGCGGTTTGTGGCTCGTGATGAGGCAGAGCGGGGGGACTGGGAGCGGTAGATGCAGGAGCGGTTGAAGTCTCGGCGGCATGTGGCGCTGTCTGCCCGGCCCCTGTGGCCCCCCTGGCCTCCACGACCCCGGTGAGGGGAGCCCTTGGTGGAGCTGGAGGAGCGGCTGGCTGAGCTGTGGCTGCGGCTGTAGCTGCGTCTCCACGACCTGGTGCTGCTGCTGCGGCTCCTGCTGCTAGAGCTCCGAGAGCTGCTCCGGTGCCGCCGCTGGTGCCTCTTCCTGCGGCTGTGGCTGCGTGAGCGGGAGCGAGAGTCCTCGGAGGACGAGGACGAGTAGTGACGTCTTCTGGAGCGCCGCCGCCCGCCGCTTCCCCGTCGATCGTACTCGGAGTCAGAGGAGCGTTTAGAGTGTCTCCGGTGGCGCCCCCCGTCACTGTCGTCACTGTAACTGTCTGAGTAGCTGCGGCTGCGCCGGCTGTAGGCGCTCGAGGAGCGCTCTGAGCTGCTGGAGTCTGACTGGCTACGGGAGGCCCGGCCGCGGTGTCGCCGCCGGCTGCTCCCTCGCCCGTCTCCCCGACGCGACGAGCGGCTTCGGGAGCGGCCGGAGTCCTCGCTCTGGTGCCGGCGCCCCTCTCGGGGCGTGGACCTGCGGCGGCTGGATCGGGAAGCCGAGCCTCCACCTCCTTCCTCCTCACTCTCACTGCTGGGTGGTCTGCCTGGCCCGGGGCTCTTCTGGGCCGAGGAGGAGCAGGAAGCGCTGGGTGGGGCGCTGGGGTCTGTCTTCAGACGCTTGGTGCCGTTGTGCTCCTCAGAGGGCTTGGCCTCGTCAGAGCCTTTCCCTGCCCCACCTTCCTCTGTCCCGGACTTCTGAAGTGCTTCTTTGGCTGGTCGTTTCCTCTTCCCAGGTTCCGTTCCTGTTCCTGCTGGTGCTGGTGCTGGGGGAGCACTAGAAACTGTTGCTTTTTCTTCTTTAGGCTTTTccttatcaccaccaccacctcctccttccccctcctcacCTTTGTTTTTGCTCTTCTTTCGTTTgtgttttttcttctttttgGTTTTCTCTCCTAGGATCGCAGTTTCCGCGTCCCCGTCCACTATGGCTCCCTTCTCTTTTTCTTTGCACTTGGAGCCTTTGCCAGATTTCTtatgcttcttcttcttcttctttttcttcttcttggctCCGCTTGTGCTACTCTGTAGCTTTTGCTCCTCAGTCTCCCCTTGGGAACCCTCTATTTTTAAGGAGGGCTGCTCCTTATCAGTGTTGTCAGTGCTGGGCCCAggggtggtggtggcagcagcagcatTCCTCTCGTTGACTGCAGCAGCTGCCTCAGGATTGTTTTTTTTCTCAGCTCCTTCACCAGCGGGCTTGGAGGACTTTGCTGCTCGTCCAGCACGGCCCCCTTTGTTGCGGGACAGTTTGAAGTCGAAGTACAGGGGGTTGCAGCTGTAAGAGAGGGCGGGCTGAGCCTTGGTAAAATCCAGCAGCTCCGAGGGCCACTGCAGAGTGGTGCTCTCGTCTTTGCTCAGGACCAGGAAGAAGGGACCGGTGGGGATTTTGGGGCCCAAGTTGAGCTCTGGGAGTGGGGCCTCCTGCTTGTTGTCTGGTACTATAGTGGGGGCCGTTGTGGGAGGGGGGTCTGTGAAGCTGGCAGAGGCCTCTTCAGTCTTCAGTTTAGGTGATGTGGGAGTAGGAGTGGGCTCTGTGACTGGAGCTGCAGGAGTCTTCTCTGGCTCTTCTGATTTGCACTCGGTAGCTTTTGGCTGTGTCTGCTCAGAAACCTCTGCTACCACCTTTTcttccacctcctcttcatcttcttcttGCTCCCTGATCTCACACTGGTCTGTGGCCTTCATGAACACCAGGAACTGGAAGCGTGGTTTGACTCTGCAGTGGGTTGGTGGGATGTAGTGGTAGTACTCAGGCTCCTGGCCGGCCCAGCCTTCCTccttcttcatcatcatcttcagCTTGTTGAGAGTGGAGGCTAGGGAGGCgccatcatcctcttcctcctgctctgGTTGTTCTTGATGTAGTTGctcctcctgctgctcctcctcctcctcctcctctggcccTGCTGTTccattcccccctcctcctcccttggGGCTCTCGGTGCTGCAGCCTGACGTCTCCTCCTGTCCCACGgacttctcccctccctcctcctgtccccccccctcctcctcgtcatcCTGATGGAGTTTAGCCAACACTGCTGCGACCGTCTCCAGCTTCACCGGGGGTTTCTTGGCGAAGGAGAAGGACACGCTGACCTTGGAGGCCCCGGCCGGGGATGAGCTGCTCTTCCCCAGGGAGAAGCTGACGGTGGGGGCTGGTTTGGGGGAGGCCTGACCCCCACTGCTCTTCTCCTCCCCTGACAAGCCATCCATGGCAGTGTCTGCAGGGGGAACATACTCGGGGGTTACAGCACTCCCCTCTTCACCCTTCTCCCCGTCTACTGCCACAGTGGTGGGTTTGAACATGGGACCACTTCCCGGGGTACTGAAACACAACGATAAACAACATATTAAAGTAAACTGTTTAATGTGTTATGCATTTCATATGATAATTTTTCTTTGCACATACATCTGCATTCCTGCACTGATAGAAAGCTGCCACACAGCTattagactgttaaacagccatcacaagcacattagaggctgctgcctataggcatagactagaaatcactggccactttaaggaatggaacacaatgtttacatatcttgcattactcatctcatgtgtatatactgtattctatactattctacggtatcttagtccgttccgctctgacatcgctcatccatatgtatatagtcttaattcattcctattaagatttgtgtgtattgggtatatgttgtgtaatttgctagatattactgcactgtcggagcacaagcatttcgctacacccgcaataacatctgctaacctaatcacgtgtatgtgaccaataaaatcaaTTGTATTGGGTTACAGCCTCCACTTCAGCCAGTAGAGGGCGGTTGAGTCTGCAGTATATACTGTAGCATGTGCTCACCGGTTCTGCTGTTTCCTCTGCTCAGCCAGCTCATGCAGCCTGCGTAGCAGCTTCTCCTGCTTCTTCCCACCCTTCCGGGAGCGTGATGACACGTTTCTCGCAAACTCCCTCTGCTTCAGCTCCTTAAGCCTCTGCAGCAGCACGGGTCAGATGGAGAagaagagggatgagggagagaaagaaagcagtTAAGGATTTCTGCATCCACAATAAGGGCAATGGTGCAGCAACACCATTCAACAAAACCATTTTATATATCTCTAAAGCCCTCTCCACTGAGACAGGCTCCTTACACTTGTTTCTGGAGTGTCTGGGATTTAAGGCTCGGTTTCTCTAAGCGCGTGTACACTGCGACAGTATACCCAGTGTGTGTACGGGTGTAGCAGTGTGGGGGTAAGCGGAGGTCCTCCTCACCTGCTTATGAGCATGGTCGTACGAGTTGATGTGGTTGTCAAACTCTTGGTGCTTCTGGTACTGTTTCTCACACAGCTCACAGTAAAAGTTGGCCCTCAGATCTTCCAGGGCTTTAGCGATGGCCTTCTCCTTTTCCACCTGGTCCTATTGTTGGGGTTAAGGGGCGCGGGGGGCGGAGACAGGAGATGTGAGTGACATTGATACAGATTAGAGATGAAAAGATGAAATAAGATCAGAGCCAGTAAAATCTGGTCTTTATTCTCCTATCATAGGGCTTGGTACTGGTTGAGTAATCCACAGGAAACTCTATGGTTGTTTATCATTGAGGTTAAAAAGTTCAATAACTGAAAGAAATGAATCGCAAGGTAACAAATTGAAGTGTACAAGGATTGTGCTCGCAGGTTGTtaattatacagtgcattcggaaagtattcagaccccttccctttttccacattttgttacattacagccttattctaaaatggattaaataattgttttcccctcaatctatacacaattccccatactgacaaagcgaAAAGTTTAATTTTTGCACaataattaaaaacagaaatatcttatttacaacatccttgagatgtttctgcaacttgattggagtccacctgtggtaaattcaattgattggacatgatttggaaaactatataaaggtcccacagttgacagtgcatggggtctatagaggtatgtggcagggtctacagtcaatcacagattcCGTGAttacaatcacggattacaaaaagaaaaccagccccgaccaggatgtcttgctcccagacagactaaataacttttttgctcgctttgaggataatacagtgccactgacacggcccgctaccaaaacct
Coding sequences within it:
- the LOC120036197 gene encoding Golgi SNAP receptor complex member 2-like, which gives rise to METLYHQTNKQIQEVQSLMGRLENTDRPSVHLLENELQARIDQIFSHLERLEILASKEPPNRRQNAKLRVDQLKYDVQHLQTALRNFQHRRYSRETQDREREELMSRTFTTNDADTSIPIDETLQLNSNLNNAHRGMDDLLGSGSSILTGLRDQRGTLKGTHKKMLDVANMLGLSNTVMRLIEKRATQDKLIMIGGMLLTCVVMFLVVKYLG